In one window of Thermoleophilia bacterium DNA:
- a CDS encoding YdcF family protein, translating into MAAKKAIRLPIAIAAALVVVAGLLFLGANLLIPLAARKHIVSDLSQAPEAQCAIVLGAKVYPDGTPAPMLADRLETGIKLYEIGKVKKLLLSGDHGQATYDEVNVMLEYVLARGVPSEDVFTDHAGFDTYDTMYRARDVFQVRTALVVTQAFHLPRAVYTARTLGLEATGVAADIQPYTDELQNRAREWLARVKAALELHITHPKPKYLGSPIPIEGDGRSTRR; encoded by the coding sequence ATGGCGGCTAAAAAAGCGATACGTCTTCCTATTGCCATAGCCGCCGCGCTCGTGGTGGTAGCCGGGTTGCTCTTTCTCGGCGCCAATCTTCTTATTCCCTTGGCCGCGCGCAAGCACATCGTGTCTGATCTTAGCCAGGCCCCGGAGGCACAGTGCGCCATCGTGCTGGGAGCCAAGGTTTACCCCGACGGCACCCCTGCGCCCATGTTGGCAGACCGCCTCGAAACTGGCATAAAGCTGTACGAGATAGGCAAGGTCAAGAAACTGCTCCTCTCCGGAGACCATGGCCAGGCTACCTATGACGAGGTAAACGTCATGCTGGAATACGTGCTTGCCCGGGGAGTGCCTTCCGAAGACGTGTTCACCGATCATGCAGGCTTTGACACCTACGACACCATGTACAGGGCCCGCGACGTTTTCCAGGTCCGCACAGCCCTGGTGGTCACCCAAGCATTTCACCTCCCGAGAGCGGTCTACACCGCTCGCACCTTGGGACTTGAGGCTACAGGCGTAGCGGCAGACATTCAGCCCTACACAGATGAGCTGCAGAACCGGGCGCGCGAGTGGCTGGCCAGAGTAAAGGCTGCCCTGGAGCTCCACATTACTCATCCCAAGCCCAAGTATCTTGGATCGCCAATCCCCATCGAGGGAGACGGACGATCCACAAGGCGCTAG
- a CDS encoding universal stress protein: MGVIVVAVDGSAGSAIALDYAIQEALLRGSKLRLVSAWEIPPSVLASVVAGKEFYEEFRENAIRVAEEAARYAREKAPELEVEQVVAEGQAGKVILDNSKDAELIVVGRRGHGTFREMLLGSIARQVVAHARVPVTVVTAPPEKKESEKQSAQEG, from the coding sequence ATGGGAGTGATCGTGGTTGCGGTGGATGGGTCTGCAGGGTCGGCTATTGCGCTTGACTATGCCATCCAAGAAGCGTTGCTGCGTGGTTCCAAACTGCGGCTGGTAAGCGCATGGGAGATTCCTCCCTCGGTGCTTGCAAGTGTAGTGGCGGGCAAGGAGTTCTATGAGGAGTTTAGGGAGAACGCCATACGAGTGGCTGAGGAGGCCGCTCGGTACGCGCGCGAGAAGGCTCCCGAGCTTGAGGTGGAGCAGGTGGTGGCCGAGGGTCAAGCGGGCAAAGTCATCCTTGACAACTCTAAGGATGCTGAGCTCATCGTGGTTGGCCGGCGTGGTCACGGCACCTTCCGCGAGATGCTGCTGGGCTCCATTGCTCGCCAGGTAGTTGCTCATGCCAGAGTGCCTGTGACTGTGGTTACCGCTCCCCCCGAGAAAAAAGAAAGCGAAAAGCAGTCCGCTCAGGAAGGGTAG
- the leuC gene encoding 3-isopropylmalate dehydratase large subunit — translation MGMTMTEKILARAAGKDQVAPGDLIMAKLDLCLGNDVTTGVAIDEFEKAGFDKVFDPERIALIPDHFTPNKDIKSAGLVKQMREFARKHGIVHFYDVGRVGIEHAFLPEQGLVGPGDVVLGADSHTCTYGALGAFATGVGSTDLAGAMATGEAWFRVPETHLFHIDGELGPYVTGKDIILFIIGQIGVDGALYKAMEFDGSAIHSLSMDSRFTICNMAIEAGGKSGIIAPDEITKAYVEGRFRRSLRYYYSDSDAWYEKTYRWRAEEIPLMVAKPHLPSNTQPAEELNSIKIDQVVIGSCTNGRIEDLRQAAEILRGRKVHKDVRCIVIPATQAVYKQALEEGLLDVFIEAEAVVSAPTCGPCLGGHMGVLAEGERAVATTNRNFVGRMGHPKSEVYLAGPYVAAASAVAGHIATPDQVGGRRLP, via the coding sequence ATGGGTATGACCATGACAGAAAAGATCCTCGCTCGGGCGGCAGGCAAAGACCAAGTGGCCCCCGGGGATCTCATCATGGCCAAGCTCGATCTTTGTCTGGGTAACGACGTCACTACCGGCGTGGCCATAGACGAATTTGAGAAGGCTGGCTTTGACAAAGTGTTTGATCCGGAGCGGATCGCACTTATCCCCGATCACTTCACTCCGAACAAGGACATCAAGTCTGCCGGCCTGGTGAAGCAGATGCGGGAGTTCGCCCGTAAGCACGGCATCGTGCATTTCTACGACGTGGGCCGCGTGGGTATAGAGCATGCTTTTCTTCCTGAACAAGGATTGGTAGGGCCTGGCGATGTGGTGTTGGGGGCCGATTCCCACACCTGCACCTATGGGGCTTTGGGTGCTTTTGCCACCGGCGTGGGGTCAACCGATTTGGCGGGAGCCATGGCCACCGGCGAAGCGTGGTTCCGCGTCCCGGAAACGCACCTTTTCCACATAGACGGAGAACTTGGTCCCTACGTGACCGGCAAGGACATCATTCTCTTTATCATCGGACAAATTGGGGTAGACGGCGCTCTCTATAAGGCTATGGAGTTTGATGGCTCAGCCATTCATAGCCTTTCCATGGACTCTCGCTTCACCATTTGCAACATGGCCATTGAGGCGGGAGGCAAAAGCGGAATCATTGCTCCCGATGAAATCACCAAAGCCTATGTCGAGGGGCGCTTCCGTCGTTCTCTCCGGTACTACTATTCCGATTCCGACGCCTGGTACGAAAAGACGTACCGCTGGCGGGCGGAGGAGATTCCGCTCATGGTGGCTAAACCGCATCTTCCATCGAACACTCAGCCTGCGGAGGAACTAAACTCCATAAAGATCGACCAGGTAGTGATCGGCAGCTGCACCAACGGCCGGATCGAGGATCTAAGACAGGCAGCGGAGATTCTCCGTGGCCGCAAAGTACACAAGGATGTGCGCTGTATCGTGATCCCCGCTACTCAGGCTGTGTACAAGCAGGCCTTGGAGGAAGGACTGCTGGACGTGTTCATCGAGGCGGAGGCGGTGGTGTCGGCGCCCACATGCGGGCCGTGTCTGGGCGGGCACATGGGGGTCTTGGCCGAAGGCGAGCGAGCGGTGGCTACCACCAACCGCAACTTTGTGGGTCGTATGGGCCATCCTAAGTCCGAGGTATATCTGGCTGGCCCGTATGTAGCTGCGGCAAGTGCAGTAGCTGGGCACATCGCTACCCCCGATCAGGTGGGCGGAAGGAGGCTGCCATGA
- a CDS encoding 3-isopropylmalate dehydrogenase: MTYNIAVIPGDGTGPEVVREGIKVLQAAASRAGFTCEFTYYDFGGERYLRTGETLPDSAISELASHDAIFLGAIGHPDVKPGILELGILLKLRFALDLYINLRPVKLLPGVETPIKDKGPSEIDFVVVRENTEGLYASSGGFLKKGTPDEIAVQESINTRKGVERCIRYAFEYARRPDRRKQVTLVGKTNVLTYAWDLWWRTFNEVGDADYPDIKREYAHVDATCMWFVKNPEWFDVIVTDNMFGDIITDLGAMIQGGMGVAAGGNIHPGKIGMFEPIGGSAPKYTGQNVINPLAAIGAVQMMLDFLGEKQAAQWVEQGIIHAISKMESLSAGKMGMGTDAVGDLVANFVAKQ, encoded by the coding sequence GTGACTTACAACATAGCGGTAATTCCTGGTGATGGTACCGGGCCGGAGGTGGTCCGGGAAGGAATAAAGGTGCTTCAGGCAGCCGCTAGCCGGGCGGGCTTTACCTGCGAGTTTACCTACTACGATTTTGGCGGGGAGCGCTACTTGCGCACGGGCGAGACCTTGCCGGATTCGGCTATTTCCGAACTGGCTTCTCACGACGCCATTTTCTTGGGCGCCATCGGTCACCCAGATGTAAAGCCGGGGATACTTGAGCTTGGCATCTTGCTGAAACTTCGCTTTGCCCTTGATCTCTACATCAATCTTCGCCCAGTCAAGTTGCTCCCTGGGGTCGAAACACCCATCAAAGACAAGGGGCCAAGCGAGATTGACTTTGTTGTTGTACGCGAAAACACCGAGGGTCTTTACGCCTCCTCAGGTGGCTTTCTTAAAAAGGGTACTCCCGACGAGATTGCCGTGCAGGAGAGCATAAACACGCGCAAAGGGGTGGAACGCTGCATCCGCTACGCCTTTGAATACGCTCGTAGGCCCGACCGGCGGAAGCAGGTCACTTTGGTGGGAAAGACCAACGTTCTCACCTACGCCTGGGATCTTTGGTGGCGCACGTTTAACGAAGTAGGCGACGCGGACTATCCCGACATCAAGCGTGAGTATGCTCACGTTGATGCGACCTGCATGTGGTTTGTCAAGAATCCCGAGTGGTTTGATGTCATTGTGACCGACAACATGTTTGGGGACATCATCACTGACCTGGGGGCCATGATCCAAGGCGGTATGGGTGTTGCTGCTGGGGGCAATATCCACCCAGGAAAGATCGGAATGTTTGAGCCTATTGGTGGCTCAGCTCCCAAGTACACGGGGCAAAATGTGATAAATCCGCTGGCTGCCATTGGGGCTGTGCAAATGATGCTTGATTTTCTTGGTGAGAAGCAGGCGGCGCAGTGGGTAGAGCAGGGCATCATTCATGCCATCAGCAAGATGGAGTCTCTCTCTGCCGGTAAGATGGGCATGGGCACTGACGCTGTGGGAGACCTGGTGGCGAATTTTGTGGCTAAGCAGTAG
- a CDS encoding DegV family protein yields the protein MRIDRTTTALVVDSTADLPKHLVEDPNVTLVPLTVCFGDECYLDWVELKPEEFYRKLAAFPKLPTTSQPPPGVWIETYQKLRERYERVYSVHLSAEFSGTCEAARAAAAQIDGVKVVDSRLATGGIALLVDRMVERIDRGVSEEEFEAYLDYFDRHKTFIFLPTTLDYLYKGGRIGRAAHLVGTLLNIKPVLEIRDGVADVYRKTRGLRQALEAMRDCLLERTSPGGEIYANLSHGLNEPVMERLEQLLLEVSDRRIHLRPCSIVGSVIGTYIGPGAVGLGFIQESPSGSQPVLQPVSQSGA from the coding sequence ATGCGCATCGACCGCACAACCACGGCCCTGGTGGTGGACTCGACGGCTGATCTTCCTAAGCATCTGGTCGAGGACCCCAATGTGACCCTTGTCCCCCTCACCGTTTGCTTTGGGGATGAGTGCTACCTAGACTGGGTGGAACTTAAGCCTGAAGAGTTCTACCGCAAACTGGCCGCTTTTCCCAAGTTGCCCACAACCTCGCAGCCGCCGCCCGGCGTGTGGATTGAGACTTACCAGAAGCTGCGCGAGCGGTATGAACGGGTGTATTCAGTGCATCTTAGCGCCGAGTTTAGCGGCACCTGTGAAGCCGCCCGGGCGGCGGCTGCGCAAATAGACGGCGTCAAAGTGGTTGACTCTCGGCTTGCCACCGGCGGCATCGCTCTACTCGTCGATCGGATGGTGGAGCGGATTGATCGGGGAGTCTCCGAAGAAGAATTTGAAGCCTACCTTGATTATTTCGATAGGCATAAGACTTTTATTTTCCTGCCCACCACGCTTGATTATCTATACAAGGGCGGTCGCATAGGGCGAGCAGCCCACCTGGTGGGCACCCTTCTTAACATCAAGCCTGTTCTAGAAATAAGGGACGGCGTGGCCGACGTTTACAGGAAGACTCGCGGCCTACGGCAGGCGCTTGAAGCTATGCGCGATTGTCTCCTCGAACGCACAAGTCCGGGAGGAGAGATCTACGCCAATCTGTCCCACGGCCTGAACGAGCCGGTTATGGAAAGACTGGAGCAGCTGTTGCTAGAAGTCTCGGACCGCCGGATTCATCTTCGGCCTTGCTCCATCGTCGGCTCGGTCATAGGCACGTATATTGGCCCGGGAGCAGTAGGCCTGGGGTTCATCCAAGAGAGTCCTTCGGGCTCACAGCCGGTCTTGCAGCCGGTCTCGCAGTCTGGCGCTTGA
- a CDS encoding 3-isopropylmalate dehydratase small subunit — MTLLRGRAWTFGRDIDTDLIIPARYLNMKTAEELAQHVMEDADPTFASKVKPGDIVVAQENFGCGSSREHAPLALKGAGVSVVIAKSFARIFYRNAFNTGLPILVAPEAVDGIRQGDELTVDLSTGEIVNLTTGAKFQAQPLPPFMQELVQAGGLLPYLKKRLAAG; from the coding sequence ATGACATTGCTGCGTGGACGGGCCTGGACTTTTGGCCGCGATATTGACACAGATCTCATCATCCCTGCGCGCTACCTAAACATGAAGACTGCCGAGGAGCTTGCCCAGCACGTGATGGAGGACGCCGATCCCACTTTTGCGAGCAAGGTTAAGCCGGGCGACATCGTAGTGGCGCAAGAGAACTTTGGTTGTGGGTCTTCTCGGGAGCACGCTCCTTTGGCTCTTAAGGGAGCAGGCGTCTCGGTGGTGATAGCCAAGAGCTTTGCTCGTATCTTTTATCGAAACGCATTTAATACTGGGTTGCCCATTCTGGTGGCTCCTGAGGCGGTAGACGGCATACGCCAAGGCGACGAGCTTACTGTTGATCTCTCCACTGGGGAGATTGTCAACCTAACGACAGGGGCCAAGTTCCAAGCGCAGCCGCTTCCGCCGTTTATGCAGGAACTGGTGCAAGCTGGTGGGCTGCTTCCCTATCTGAAGAAGCGGCTTGCAGCCGGGTAG